Proteins encoded within one genomic window of Bacillus thuringiensis:
- a CDS encoding PhoH family protein: protein MAEQLVEMNQQLENTNEAIALFGVNDAHLKVIERELNVSIVTRGETVHASGAVETVTLVEKILQQLLVVIRKGVSITERDVAYAIQLAQQGKIAQFEELYEEEIFKTAKGKSIRVKTMGQRRYIHAMKKNDIVFGIGPAGTGKTYLAVVMAVRALKQGYVKKIILTRPAVEAGESLGFLPGDLKEKVDPYLRPLYDALHDILGQEYTQRMMERGVIEIAPLAYMRGRTLDDSFVILDEAQNTTGAQIKMFLTRLGFSSKMVITGDPSQVDLPKGVKSGLSLASNILSGVSGLSFITLEQTDVVRHPLVQRIIEAYDKME from the coding sequence ATGGCAGAACAATTAGTAGAAATGAACCAACAATTGGAAAATACTAACGAAGCAATCGCTCTTTTTGGAGTCAATGATGCTCATTTAAAAGTAATTGAACGGGAACTGAATGTATCGATTGTAACTAGAGGTGAAACTGTTCATGCATCTGGAGCAGTTGAAACTGTGACACTCGTAGAAAAAATCTTACAGCAATTACTTGTTGTTATTCGAAAAGGTGTGTCAATTACAGAAAGAGATGTTGCGTATGCAATTCAGCTCGCACAACAAGGGAAAATTGCTCAATTTGAAGAGTTATATGAAGAAGAAATCTTTAAAACGGCAAAAGGTAAATCCATTCGTGTAAAAACAATGGGGCAAAGAAGATACATTCATGCAATGAAGAAGAATGACATTGTATTTGGAATTGGACCTGCTGGGACAGGGAAAACATACTTAGCTGTAGTGATGGCTGTGAGAGCTTTAAAGCAAGGGTATGTAAAGAAAATTATTTTAACGAGACCGGCTGTAGAAGCAGGCGAAAGTTTAGGTTTTTTACCAGGCGATTTGAAAGAGAAGGTAGATCCGTATTTACGTCCGTTGTATGATGCCCTGCACGATATTCTTGGACAAGAATATACGCAGCGTATGATGGAGAGAGGTGTAATTGAAATCGCGCCTCTTGCTTATATGAGAGGGCGTACGCTGGATGATTCATTTGTTATTTTAGATGAAGCGCAAAATACAACGGGTGCACAAATAAAAATGTTTTTAACAAGATTAGGTTTTAGCTCTAAAATGGTTATTACGGGAGATCCTTCACAAGTAGATTTACCAAAAGGGGTAAAATCAGGGCTTTCGCTAGCTTCTAACATTTTATCTGGTGTATCAGGTCTTTCATTCATTACATTAGAACAAACGGACGTTGTGAGGCATCCACTGGTGCAACGCATTATTGAGGCATATGATAAAATGGAATGA
- the yqfD gene encoding sporulation protein YqfD: MKNKWFIKWLGYVKVRIEGRGAERFVNECVRRNLLVWDVKKIADETLVFCMLLRDVKKIKPIYRKNECKLYFIGRYGFPFLNKRLIKNSGFLIGFLIFFFGMIALSNMVWKIEITGAKPETEYILMKELDKMGIKKGKLQFQMPSVEDVQRHLTDNINAITWAGLEIRGTTYHFKIVEKNEPKKEKEQRPQNLVAKKEAIVTKTFVEVGKPVVLKNDHVEKGQLLVSGVYGNEESQTIVSAKGIVYGETWYTSNVNVPLKTQFQVYTGNTYNEHYLKLGSTKIKIWGFRHDKYKRSRTESVKHDVKLFGFTLPIAYEKDIVREEEEANREYTEKQAMKVAKEMAEKELKKKLDEHAMIVSDKILSKEVEADQLKVTLHYTVIENIAEPQPISESDIQGD; this comes from the coding sequence ATGAAAAATAAATGGTTTATAAAGTGGCTTGGATATGTAAAGGTACGAATTGAAGGTAGAGGAGCGGAACGGTTCGTTAACGAATGTGTACGTAGAAATTTATTAGTTTGGGACGTTAAGAAGATTGCTGATGAAACGTTAGTTTTTTGTATGTTATTACGAGATGTGAAAAAAATCAAGCCGATTTATAGAAAAAATGAATGTAAATTATACTTTATTGGGCGTTACGGTTTTCCTTTTTTGAATAAGCGCTTAATTAAAAATAGTGGATTCTTAATTGGTTTTTTAATTTTCTTTTTTGGCATGATTGCATTATCAAATATGGTTTGGAAAATTGAAATTACAGGAGCGAAACCTGAAACAGAATATATATTGATGAAAGAATTGGACAAAATGGGTATTAAAAAAGGAAAATTACAATTCCAAATGCCTAGTGTAGAAGATGTACAACGTCATTTGACAGACAATATTAATGCGATTACTTGGGCAGGACTAGAAATAAGGGGAACGACGTATCACTTTAAAATTGTTGAAAAAAATGAACCGAAAAAAGAAAAGGAACAAAGACCGCAAAATTTAGTGGCAAAAAAAGAAGCGATTGTTACAAAAACATTTGTTGAAGTAGGAAAACCAGTCGTTCTAAAAAATGATCATGTAGAAAAAGGTCAGCTTCTCGTATCGGGGGTATACGGTAATGAGGAGAGTCAGACGATTGTTTCGGCGAAAGGTATTGTATATGGAGAAACGTGGTATACATCTAATGTGAATGTGCCACTAAAGACACAATTTCAAGTATATACTGGCAATACGTATAATGAGCATTATCTTAAATTGGGGAGTACGAAAATAAAAATATGGGGATTTCGACATGATAAGTATAAACGCTCCCGTACGGAAAGTGTAAAGCATGATGTGAAATTATTTGGTTTTACACTACCGATTGCATACGAAAAAGATATAGTGCGAGAAGAGGAAGAAGCGAACCGGGAATATACAGAAAAACAGGCAATGAAAGTAGCAAAAGAGATGGCTGAAAAAGAACTAAAGAAAAAATTGGATGAACATGCTATGATTGTAAGTGATAAGATTTTGAGTAAAGAGGTTGAGGCGGATCAACTAAAAGTCACATTGCATTATACTGTGATTGAAAATATTGCAGAGCCACAACCAATATCCGAATCCGATATTCAAGGAGACTGA
- the yqfC gene encoding sporulation protein YqfC, translated as MKKLEQMKNWLTKQIDLPVDVLMDLPRITLVGQVHIYIENHRGLLVFSDKEVRLLLKHGQLLIKGQSFVIKTILPEELLLEGIIEQVTFLEDEKKEK; from the coding sequence ATGAAAAAATTAGAACAAATGAAGAATTGGTTAACGAAGCAAATAGACCTGCCAGTGGATGTGCTAATGGATCTACCTCGGATCACGCTTGTTGGGCAAGTGCATATCTATATAGAAAATCATCGAGGTTTATTAGTGTTTTCAGATAAAGAAGTAAGATTGTTGTTAAAGCATGGCCAATTATTAATTAAGGGGCAGTCCTTTGTTATTAAAACAATCCTTCCGGAAGAACTTTTGCTGGAAGGGATAATTGAGCAAGTGACATTTTTAGAAGACGAAAAGAAAGAGAAGTGA
- a CDS encoding GatB/YqeY domain-containing protein, with protein sequence MSLLGRLNDDMKQAMKNKQKEKLTVIRMVKAALQNEGIKLQHTLTEEEELTVLAREVKQYKDSLLEFKKAGREDLVDKLQSEIQILSAYLPEQLTEEELANVIKQVISEVGATSKADMGKVMTAVMPKVKGKTDGSLVNKLVIQLLA encoded by the coding sequence ATGAGTCTTCTCGGTCGTTTAAACGATGATATGAAACAAGCGATGAAGAATAAACAAAAAGAAAAATTAACCGTCATTCGTATGGTTAAGGCTGCTTTACAAAATGAAGGTATTAAACTGCAACATACTCTTACTGAAGAAGAGGAATTAACAGTTTTAGCTCGTGAAGTAAAACAGTATAAGGACTCCCTCCTTGAATTTAAAAAAGCTGGTCGTGAAGACCTTGTTGATAAACTGCAAAGTGAAATTCAGATTTTAAGCGCATATTTGCCAGAGCAATTAACGGAAGAAGAATTAGCGAATGTAATTAAGCAAGTTATTTCTGAAGTTGGTGCTACTTCTAAAGCAGATATGGGTAAGGTGATGACTGCTGTTATGCCGAAAGTAAAAGGTAAAACAGACGGATCACTTGTGAATAAGCTGGTTATCCAGCTATTAGCATAA
- the rpsU gene encoding 30S ribosomal protein S21, translating into MSKTVVRKNESLEDALRRFKRSVSKTGTLAEARKREFYEKPSVKRKKKSEAARKRKF; encoded by the coding sequence ATGTCAAAAACAGTCGTTCGTAAAAACGAGTCTTTGGAGGATGCACTTCGCCGTTTTAAAAGATCGGTTTCTAAAACTGGTACACTTGCTGAAGCAAGAAAGCGCGAGTTTTATGAAAAACCAAGTGTAAAACGTAAGAAGAAATCTGAAGCGGCAAGAAAGCGTAAATTCTAA
- the mtaB gene encoding tRNA (N(6)-L-threonylcarbamoyladenosine(37)-C(2))-methylthiotransferase MtaB, protein MSTVAFHTLGCKVNHYETEAIWQLFKQGGYERTEYEKKADVYVINTCTVTNTGDKKSRQVIRRAVRQNPDAVICVTGCYAQTSPAEIMAIPGVDIVVGTQDREKMLGYIEEFRKERQPINAVRNIMKTRVYEELDVPYFTDRTRASLKIQEGCNNFCTFCIIPWARGLMRSRDGKEVIKQAQQLVDAGYKEIVLTGIHTGGYGEDIKDYNLAGLLRDMEAEVGGLKRLRISSIEASQISDEVIEVLDKSEVVVRHLHIPLQSGSNTVLKRMRRKYTMEFFQERLDRLKEALPGLAITSDVIVGFPGETEEEFMETYNFIKENRFSELHVFPYSKRTGTPAARMEDQVPEDVKNDRVHRLIELSNQLAKEYASQFEGEVLEIIPEEKFKEGDREGLYVGYTDNYLKIVFEGSEELIGKLVKVKITKAGYPYNEAQFVRVLEDDVKKESASA, encoded by the coding sequence ATGTCAACTGTTGCGTTCCATACGTTAGGTTGTAAAGTAAACCACTATGAAACAGAAGCCATTTGGCAATTGTTTAAACAAGGTGGTTATGAAAGAACAGAATATGAAAAGAAAGCTGATGTATATGTTATTAACACATGTACAGTAACGAATACTGGGGACAAAAAAAGCCGTCAAGTAATCAGACGTGCTGTGCGTCAAAATCCAGATGCAGTTATTTGCGTAACGGGATGTTATGCACAAACATCTCCAGCTGAAATTATGGCGATTCCAGGTGTGGATATTGTAGTTGGTACACAGGATCGTGAAAAGATGTTAGGTTACATCGAAGAATTCCGTAAAGAGCGTCAACCAATTAATGCTGTCCGCAATATTATGAAAACACGTGTGTACGAAGAACTTGATGTACCTTATTTCACGGATCGTACACGTGCGTCTTTAAAAATACAAGAGGGTTGCAATAACTTCTGTACATTCTGTATCATTCCTTGGGCGCGTGGTTTAATGCGTTCTCGTGATGGAAAAGAAGTTATTAAACAAGCACAGCAATTAGTAGATGCAGGCTATAAAGAAATCGTATTAACGGGTATTCATACAGGTGGATACGGTGAAGATATTAAAGATTATAATTTAGCTGGGTTACTTCGTGATATGGAAGCGGAAGTAGGCGGATTAAAACGTCTTCGTATTTCTTCTATTGAAGCGAGTCAGATTTCAGATGAGGTAATTGAAGTGTTAGATAAGTCTGAAGTAGTTGTACGTCACTTACACATTCCGTTGCAATCTGGATCTAATACTGTATTAAAACGTATGCGTCGTAAGTATACGATGGAATTCTTCCAAGAGCGTTTAGATCGTTTGAAAGAAGCGTTACCAGGTCTTGCGATTACATCAGACGTAATCGTTGGTTTCCCAGGTGAAACAGAAGAAGAATTCATGGAAACATACAATTTCATTAAAGAGAATCGCTTCTCTGAGTTACACGTGTTCCCTTACTCAAAACGTACAGGAACACCTGCAGCACGCATGGAAGATCAAGTTCCTGAAGATGTGAAGAACGATCGTGTTCACCGTTTAATTGAACTATCTAATCAATTAGCGAAAGAGTATGCGTCACAGTTTGAAGGCGAAGTACTTGAAATTATTCCAGAAGAGAAATTTAAAGAGGGCGACCGTGAAGGGTTATATGTAGGTTATACAGATAACTACTTGAAAATTGTATTTGAAGGGTCAGAAGAATTAATTGGTAAACTAGTGAAAGTGAAAATCACGAAAGCTGGTTATCCATATAATGAAGCGCAATTTGTTCGTGTTCTTGAAGATGATGTGAAAAAAGAATCAGCAAGCGCATAA
- a CDS encoding 16S rRNA (uracil(1498)-N(3))-methyltransferase, producing MQRYFVEEKYVNETSIRIVGDDVHHIARVMRMSAGDHIYCCVNGKTAVCSIDEITSEFINTAIVEWVEASSELPVFVTIASGLPKGDKLELIFQKGTELGAAAFLPFQASRSIVKWDAKKADKKVERLRKIVKEAAEQSHRSEVPEVHAPASFKQLLSMSGEYDVCLVAYEEEAKQGEKSNFAKALTTMKPGQKLLIVFGPEGGLAEEEITALREHKFVPCSLGPRILRTETAPLYALSAASYHFELMG from the coding sequence ATGCAACGTTATTTTGTAGAAGAGAAATATGTAAATGAGACAAGTATTCGTATTGTAGGTGATGACGTACATCATATCGCAAGAGTGATGCGTATGTCAGCTGGTGATCACATTTATTGTTGTGTAAACGGAAAAACAGCAGTGTGTTCAATTGATGAAATTACCAGTGAATTTATTAATACGGCTATTGTAGAATGGGTAGAGGCGTCAAGTGAACTTCCTGTTTTCGTGACGATTGCAAGTGGACTGCCAAAAGGAGACAAGCTAGAGTTAATTTTCCAAAAAGGAACAGAGCTTGGGGCAGCTGCATTCTTACCATTTCAAGCATCTCGCTCTATCGTAAAATGGGATGCGAAAAAAGCTGATAAAAAAGTTGAGCGTTTAAGAAAAATTGTGAAAGAAGCTGCGGAACAATCACATAGAAGTGAAGTTCCAGAAGTACATGCTCCGGCATCGTTTAAACAACTACTTTCAATGAGTGGTGAGTATGATGTTTGTCTTGTTGCTTACGAAGAGGAAGCAAAACAAGGCGAGAAATCTAATTTTGCGAAAGCTTTAACGACGATGAAACCAGGTCAAAAGCTATTGATTGTATTTGGTCCAGAAGGCGGTTTAGCTGAGGAAGAGATTACAGCGCTTCGTGAACATAAATTTGTACCATGTAGTTTAGGACCAAGGATTTTAAGAACAGAAACGGCGCCGTTATACGCGTTAAGTGCTGCTTCGTATCATTTTGAATTGATGGGGTGA
- the prmA gene encoding 50S ribosomal protein L11 methyltransferase has protein sequence MKWSEISIHTTEEAVEAVSHILHEAGASGVAIEDPAELTKEREQQYGEIYALNPDEYPAEGVLIKAYFPQTDSLHETIAGVKSSIDVLPSYDIEIGTGNITVNEVNEEDWATAWKKYYHPVQISDTFTIVPTWEEYTPSSPEEKIIELDPGMAFGTGTHPTTTMCIRALEKTVQPGDAIIDVGTGSGVLSIAAAKLGASSVQAYDLDPVAVESAEMNVRLNKTDDIVSVGQNSLLEGIEGPVDLIVANLLAEIILLFPEDAARVVKSGGLFITSGIIAAKEKVISEALEKAGFTIEEVLRMEDWVAIIARNA, from the coding sequence GTGAAATGGTCAGAAATTAGTATTCATACAACAGAAGAAGCAGTAGAAGCTGTCTCTCATATTTTACATGAAGCTGGTGCTAGTGGAGTTGCGATTGAGGACCCGGCGGAGTTGACGAAAGAGCGCGAGCAACAATATGGTGAAATTTATGCATTGAACCCAGATGAATATCCGGCAGAAGGTGTGTTAATAAAAGCATATTTCCCGCAAACGGATTCTTTACATGAAACAATTGCAGGTGTAAAATCATCTATTGATGTACTTCCATCTTACGACATCGAAATTGGTACTGGAAATATTACCGTTAACGAAGTCAATGAAGAAGATTGGGCTACTGCTTGGAAAAAATATTACCATCCAGTACAAATTTCTGATACATTCACAATTGTACCGACGTGGGAAGAATATACACCATCTTCTCCGGAAGAAAAAATTATTGAATTAGATCCAGGTATGGCGTTTGGAACAGGAACTCATCCAACAACAACGATGTGTATCCGTGCTTTAGAAAAAACAGTACAGCCAGGTGATGCTATCATTGATGTAGGAACAGGTTCTGGTGTACTGAGTATTGCAGCAGCAAAACTAGGTGCGTCTTCTGTTCAAGCATATGATTTAGATCCGGTTGCGGTTGAAAGTGCAGAAATGAATGTACGTTTAAATAAAACAGATGATATCGTATCTGTTGGACAGAATAGTCTTTTAGAGGGTATTGAAGGTCCTGTTGATTTAATCGTAGCTAACTTATTAGCAGAAATTATTCTTTTATTCCCTGAAGATGCAGCGAGAGTTGTGAAGTCAGGCGGATTATTTATTACATCGGGCATTATTGCTGCGAAGGAAAAAGTAATTTCTGAGGCGCTTGAAAAAGCTGGATTTACAATTGAAGAAGTGTTAAGAATGGAAGATTGGGTAGCAATTATTGCACGAAATGCGTAA
- the dnaJ gene encoding chaperone protein DnaJ encodes MSKRDYYEVLGLSKGASKDEIKKAYRRLAKKYHPDVSKEENAIEKFKEVQEAYEVLSDDQKRTQYDQFGHAGANQGFGGFGGGGDFGGGFGFEDIFSSFFGGGGGRRRDPNAPRQGADLQYQVTLDFEEAIFGKELNVEIPVEDPCDTCKGSGAKPGTSKETCKHCSGSGQVSVEQNTPFGRIVNRQACGHCSGTGQMIKEKCTTCHGSGKVRKHKKINVKIPAGIDNGQQIRVSGKGEAGVNGGPAGDLYVVVHVRSHEFFEREGDHIICEMPLTFAQMALGAEVEVPTVHGKVKLKIPAGTQTGTEFRLKGKGAPNVRGYGQGDQYVVVRVVVPTKLTSHQKDLLREFAGQEEQDDSLFGKLKRAFKGE; translated from the coding sequence ATGAGTAAACGAGACTATTATGAGGTTCTTGGACTTAGCAAGGGTGCTTCAAAAGATGAAATAAAAAAAGCGTATCGTCGTTTGGCTAAAAAATACCATCCAGACGTAAGTAAAGAAGAAAATGCAATTGAAAAGTTTAAAGAAGTACAAGAAGCATACGAAGTGTTAAGTGATGATCAAAAGCGTACGCAATACGATCAATTTGGTCATGCTGGTGCAAATCAAGGTTTCGGTGGCTTTGGCGGCGGAGGAGACTTCGGCGGTGGCTTCGGTTTCGAAGATATCTTTAGTTCATTCTTTGGCGGCGGTGGCGGCAGACGTCGTGATCCAAATGCTCCGCGCCAAGGTGCTGACTTACAATATCAAGTCACTTTAGATTTTGAAGAAGCTATTTTTGGTAAAGAGTTAAATGTCGAGATTCCAGTAGAAGATCCATGTGATACTTGTAAAGGTAGCGGAGCAAAACCGGGAACTTCAAAAGAAACATGTAAACATTGTTCAGGGTCAGGTCAAGTAAGTGTAGAACAAAATACACCGTTTGGTCGTATTGTAAACCGTCAAGCTTGTGGTCATTGTTCAGGAACTGGTCAAATGATTAAAGAAAAATGTACGACATGTCATGGTTCTGGTAAAGTTCGTAAACATAAAAAAATCAACGTTAAAATTCCAGCGGGTATTGATAACGGTCAACAAATTCGTGTATCTGGAAAAGGTGAAGCGGGTGTAAATGGCGGGCCAGCAGGAGATTTATATGTTGTTGTTCATGTAAGAAGTCATGAATTCTTTGAGCGCGAAGGAGATCACATTATTTGCGAAATGCCATTAACGTTTGCGCAAATGGCACTTGGTGCTGAAGTAGAAGTTCCTACTGTTCACGGGAAAGTGAAGCTGAAAATTCCAGCAGGAACACAAACAGGAACAGAATTCCGCCTAAAAGGAAAAGGTGCTCCGAACGTACGTGGATATGGTCAAGGAGATCAATATGTAGTCGTGCGTGTTGTTGTGCCGACGAAATTAACTTCACATCAAAAAGATTTATTACGTGAATTTGCAGGACAAGAAGAGCAGGATGATAGTTTATTCGGAAAGCTTAAACGTGCTTTCAAAGGGGAATAA
- the dnaK gene encoding chaperone protein DnaK, whose product MSKIIGIDLGTTNSCVAVMEGGEPKVIPNPEGNRTTPSVVAFKNEERQVGEVAKRQAITNPNTIMSVKRHMGTDYKVEVEGKDYTPQEISAIILQNLKASAEAYLGETVTKAVITVPAYFNDAERQATKDAGRIAGLEVERIINEPTAAALAYGLEKQDEEQKILVYDLGGGTFDVSILELADGTFEVISTAGDNRLGGDDFDQVIIDHLVAEFKKENNIDLSQDKMALQRLKDAAEKAKKDLSGVTQTQISLPFISAGAAGPLHLELTLTRAKFEEISAGLVERTLEPTRRALKDAGFAPSELDKVILVGGSTRIPAVQEAIKRETGKEPYKGVNPDEVVALGAAVQGGVLTGDVEGVLLLDVTPLSLGIETMGGVFTKLIERNTTIPTSKSQVFSTAADNQPAVDIHVLQGERPMSADNKTLGRFQLTDLPPAPRGIPQIEVTFDIDANGIVNVRAKDLGTSKEQAITIQSSSGLSDEEVERMVQEAEANADADQKRKEEVELRNEADQLVFQTDKVVKDLEGKVDAAEVAKATEAKEALQAAIEKNELEEIRAKKDALQEIVQQLTVKLYEQAQAAAGQAEGAQGAQDAGAKKDNVVDAEFEEVKEDK is encoded by the coding sequence ATGAGTAAAATTATCGGTATTGACTTAGGTACAACAAACTCTTGTGTAGCTGTTATGGAAGGTGGAGAACCAAAGGTTATCCCAAATCCAGAAGGAAACCGTACAACACCTTCTGTTGTAGCTTTCAAAAATGAAGAACGTCAAGTTGGGGAAGTTGCAAAGCGCCAAGCAATTACAAACCCAAATACAATCATGTCTGTTAAACGTCATATGGGTACAGACTACAAAGTAGAAGTTGAAGGTAAAGATTATACACCTCAAGAAATTTCTGCAATCATTTTACAAAACTTAAAAGCTTCTGCTGAAGCATACTTAGGTGAAACAGTAACGAAAGCTGTTATTACAGTGCCTGCATACTTCAACGATGCAGAGCGTCAAGCAACGAAAGATGCTGGTCGTATCGCTGGTTTAGAAGTTGAGCGTATCATTAACGAGCCAACAGCAGCAGCACTTGCTTACGGTTTAGAAAAACAAGACGAAGAACAAAAAATCTTAGTATATGACTTAGGTGGCGGTACATTTGACGTATCTATCCTTGAGTTAGCAGACGGCACATTCGAAGTTATTTCAACTGCTGGTGACAACCGTCTTGGTGGAGATGACTTTGACCAAGTTATTATTGACCATTTAGTAGCTGAATTCAAAAAAGAAAATAACATTGATTTAAGCCAAGATAAAATGGCACTTCAACGTCTGAAAGATGCAGCTGAAAAAGCGAAAAAAGATCTTTCTGGTGTAACGCAAACACAAATTTCATTACCATTCATTAGTGCTGGAGCTGCTGGTCCATTACACTTAGAATTAACATTAACAAGAGCGAAATTCGAAGAGATTTCAGCAGGTCTTGTTGAAAGAACGTTAGAGCCAACTCGTCGTGCATTAAAAGACGCTGGTTTTGCTCCAAGTGAATTAGATAAAGTTATCCTTGTTGGTGGATCTACTCGTATCCCAGCTGTACAAGAAGCTATTAAACGTGAAACTGGTAAAGAACCATATAAAGGTGTAAACCCTGATGAAGTTGTAGCATTAGGTGCTGCAGTTCAAGGTGGCGTACTTACTGGTGATGTAGAAGGCGTACTATTATTAGATGTAACTCCACTTTCTTTAGGTATTGAAACTATGGGTGGCGTGTTCACGAAATTAATCGAGCGTAACACTACAATTCCAACAAGTAAGTCACAAGTATTCTCAACAGCTGCTGATAACCAACCAGCAGTAGACATTCACGTATTACAAGGTGAGCGTCCAATGTCGGCTGACAACAAAACATTAGGTCGTTTCCAATTAACAGACCTTCCACCAGCACCACGTGGTATTCCACAAATCGAAGTAACATTCGATATTGATGCGAACGGTATTGTTAACGTACGTGCGAAAGATTTAGGAACAAGCAAAGAGCAAGCTATTACAATCCAGTCTTCTTCAGGTCTTTCTGATGAAGAAGTAGAACGTATGGTACAAGAAGCAGAAGCAAACGCTGACGCTGACCAAAAACGTAAGGAAGAAGTTGAACTTCGTAACGAAGCTGACCAACTTGTATTCCAAACAGATAAAGTTGTAAAAGATTTAGAAGGTAAAGTGGATGCGGCTGAAGTTGCAAAAGCAACAGAAGCGAAAGAAGCATTACAAGCTGCGATTGAGAAGAACGAGCTTGAGGAAATCCGTGCGAAAAAAGACGCTTTACAAGAAATCGTACAACAATTAACTGTTAAATTATACGAGCAAGCTCAAGCAGCTGCAGGGCAAGCAGAAGGTGCGCAAGGAGCACAAGATGCTGGCGCGAAGAAAGATAATGTAGTAGACGCTGAGTTTGAAGAAGTAAAAGAAGATAAGTAA
- the grpE gene encoding nucleotide exchange factor GrpE, producing the protein MEERNEQVVEEVKEAQVEEAVTPENSEETVEEKSEAALLQEKVDELQAKLTETEGRTLRLQADFENYKRRVQMDKQAAEKYRAQSLVSDILPALDNFERAMQVEATDEQTKSLLQGMEMVHRQLLEALTKEGVEVIEAVGKQFDPNEHQAIMQVEDSEFESNAVVEEFQKGYKLKDRVIRPSMVKVNQ; encoded by the coding sequence GTGGAAGAGCGTAACGAACAAGTGGTAGAAGAAGTAAAAGAAGCGCAAGTTGAAGAAGCTGTCACGCCAGAAAACAGTGAAGAAACTGTAGAAGAAAAAAGTGAGGCTGCTCTTTTACAAGAAAAAGTAGATGAGTTACAAGCGAAACTAACGGAAACGGAAGGTCGCACATTACGTCTACAAGCTGATTTTGAAAATTATAAGCGCCGTGTCCAAATGGATAAACAGGCTGCTGAAAAATATAGAGCACAAAGTCTAGTTTCAGACATCTTGCCAGCTCTTGATAATTTTGAAAGAGCAATGCAAGTGGAAGCGACTGATGAGCAAACGAAATCCTTATTACAAGGTATGGAAATGGTGCATCGTCAATTGTTAGAAGCGCTGACTAAAGAAGGTGTGGAAGTGATTGAAGCTGTTGGTAAACAGTTTGATCCTAATGAACACCAAGCTATTATGCAAGTGGAAGATAGTGAATTTGAATCAAACGCGGTTGTGGAAGAATTCCAAAAAGGTTATAAACTAAAAGACCGTGTGATTCGCCCATCAATGGTAAAAGTAAATCAATAA